A region of Thermogemmata fonticola DNA encodes the following proteins:
- a CDS encoding ABC transporter ATP-binding protein codes for MIECRDLTKKYNDLFAVDRLTLRLEQGDVYGFIGPNGSGKTTTMRMLATLLNPSWGEATVCGYSIYTGAKQIRRLIGYMPDFFGVYDDMKVTEYLEFFAAAYRIDGPARRRRVEQVLDYVDLGYKRDALVTSLSRGMTQRLGLARTLLHDPQVLLLDEPASGLDPRARIEMRELIKRLRRENKTIMVSSHILPELADICNKIGIIERGKLIWNGTVEAAIQAVRGKSVFTVAVLHDRNAEAAERLRLFPEVESVTPDPKTHALDVRLRDGYEDGSFIPERLLQAGFRLRLFKEKEVNIEDVFMRITKGITS; via the coding sequence CGAATGCCGGGACCTGACCAAAAAATACAACGATTTGTTCGCCGTGGACCGCCTGACGCTCCGCCTGGAGCAAGGGGATGTGTATGGCTTCATCGGCCCCAACGGTTCCGGCAAAACCACGACCATGCGGATGTTGGCCACCTTGCTCAATCCCAGTTGGGGAGAAGCCACGGTCTGCGGCTACTCTATCTACACGGGAGCCAAACAGATTCGCCGCCTCATCGGTTACATGCCCGATTTCTTCGGCGTCTATGACGACATGAAGGTGACGGAGTACCTGGAGTTCTTCGCCGCCGCCTATCGTATCGATGGTCCGGCCCGCCGCCGCCGTGTCGAACAGGTCCTCGATTACGTCGATCTGGGCTACAAACGCGATGCCCTAGTGACCAGCCTCTCCCGTGGCATGACCCAGCGCCTGGGACTGGCCCGAACCTTGCTCCACGATCCGCAAGTGCTCCTGCTCGACGAACCGGCCAGCGGTCTGGACCCCCGCGCCCGCATCGAAATGCGGGAACTGATCAAACGCTTGCGCCGGGAAAACAAGACCATCATGGTTTCCAGCCACATCCTGCCCGAACTGGCCGACATCTGCAACAAGATCGGCATCATCGAGCGGGGCAAGCTGATCTGGAATGGGACCGTCGAAGCTGCCATTCAGGCGGTGCGGGGCAAATCTGTCTTCACCGTGGCCGTGTTGCATGACCGCAATGCCGAAGCTGCCGAACGCCTCCGTTTGTTCCCCGAAGTCGAAAGCGTCACGCCCGATCCCAAAACCCACGCCCTCGATGTCCGCCTTAGAGACGGATACGAGGACGGCAGCTTCATTCCGGAACGCCTGCTGCAAGCCGGCTTCCGCCTCCGCCTCTTCAAGGAAAAAGAAGTCAACATCGAAGACGTCTTTATGCGCATCACCAAGGGCATCACAAGCTAA